The following are encoded in a window of Fretibacter rubidus genomic DNA:
- a CDS encoding transporter, translated as MNYDYLVIAGYFALIMGIGIAFKNMAAKSTSDYFRGGGRMLWWMVGSTAFMMQFSAWTFTGAAGKAFTDGFAVSLVFFANAFSYFCGWAYFAHRFRQMRVDTPTQAIGRRFGSGNELFFSCALIVFTILNAGIWLNALGVFSSAVFEADINLTIIFIGLAVVFISVLAGAWGVVASDFVQTLTVAVVSVACAVVALVKVGGPVKLVQDFPVDFVMGPDMNYGLLLVGTFVFFLCKQLITIMNMHDAFRFLNAKDSINARKAALLAMCLMAVGSVIWFIPPWASAIFYPDAAAAYPELGNKAADAVYLVFARNAMPVGTVGLLLAGLFAATMSSMDSALNKNSGIFVRSIYQPYLEKRHKAVSDKSLLDMSRLLSLVSGVLVIALALYFKSLKELSLFDLMMSLSAMIQVPILIPLILGLLVKRTPSWAPWVTVLLGLFVSWFMLNILTPQVAANWMGLDPFTRREATDMNLILTIGGQVFITGGFFCLTSLFYKETSDKYLPQTEHFFEDLETPVIADSEQDEYDQQQRYKLGVMVSFMGAGLTLMVFIPNPIWGRIIFLLCGVVILFIGLLLRRSSGIEPNAI; from the coding sequence ATGAATTATGATTACCTCGTCATAGCGGGTTATTTCGCCTTAATCATGGGTATTGGCATTGCCTTTAAAAACATGGCCGCTAAATCGACAAGCGACTATTTTCGCGGCGGCGGCCGCATGCTGTGGTGGATGGTCGGTTCTACTGCCTTCATGATGCAATTCTCTGCGTGGACATTTACAGGGGCAGCGGGCAAAGCATTTACAGATGGGTTTGCGGTCAGCCTCGTGTTTTTCGCCAATGCCTTTTCTTACTTTTGCGGATGGGCATATTTTGCGCATCGCTTTCGCCAAATGCGAGTAGACACGCCGACACAGGCCATCGGGCGGCGTTTTGGTAGTGGCAATGAGCTATTTTTTTCCTGCGCCTTAATCGTGTTTACAATTCTCAATGCGGGCATTTGGCTCAACGCCCTAGGCGTGTTCTCAAGTGCCGTTTTTGAGGCTGATATCAACTTGACCATAATTTTCATTGGGCTTGCAGTGGTCTTTATCTCGGTGCTTGCGGGCGCGTGGGGCGTTGTCGCTTCTGACTTTGTGCAAACCTTGACGGTCGCTGTGGTCTCTGTGGCGTGTGCAGTCGTGGCACTGGTGAAAGTGGGCGGCCCTGTCAAGCTCGTGCAGGACTTCCCCGTCGATTTTGTCATGGGACCAGATATGAATTATGGGCTGTTACTTGTTGGCACATTTGTGTTCTTTCTCTGCAAGCAGCTCATCACCATTATGAATATGCATGACGCTTTTCGCTTTCTAAACGCTAAGGATTCCATCAATGCGCGAAAAGCGGCCCTTCTCGCCATGTGCCTCATGGCCGTAGGAAGTGTCATCTGGTTCATTCCGCCTTGGGCATCGGCCATTTTTTATCCTGACGCGGCGGCGGCTTATCCAGAGCTCGGCAATAAAGCGGCTGATGCGGTTTATCTGGTGTTTGCGCGCAACGCTATGCCAGTCGGGACTGTTGGCCTGCTTCTGGCGGGATTATTCGCGGCGACTATGTCGTCTATGGATTCTGCGCTTAATAAAAACTCGGGTATTTTCGTACGCAGTATTTATCAGCCCTATTTGGAAAAAAGGCACAAAGCCGTCAGCGATAAATCCCTACTTGATATGAGCCGTCTTCTAAGCCTAGTCAGCGGTGTTTTGGTGATTGCCTTGGCGCTTTATTTCAAGTCCCTCAAGGAGCTGAGCCTGTTTGATTTGATGATGTCGCTTTCCGCCATGATTCAAGTGCCCATTCTCATTCCGCTAATTCTGGGTTTGCTTGTAAAAAGAACGCCAAGCTGGGCACCATGGGTGACGGTTCTACTCGGCCTGTTCGTGTCATGGTTCATGCTCAATATCTTGACCCCGCAAGTTGCCGCTAATTGGATGGGACTTGATCCGTTTACTCGCCGCGAAGCCACTGACATGAATCTCATTCTGACCATTGGTGGGCAAGTGTTTATTACGGGCGGATTCTTCTGTTTGACTTCGCTGTTTTACAAAGAGACCTCGGATAAATACTTACCTCAAACCGAGCACTTCTTTGAAGACCTCGAAACGCCTGTAATTGCGGATTCTGAGCAAGACGAATATGATCAACAACAAAGATATAAGCTTGGCGTGATGGTGAGCTTTATGGGGGCTGGATTAACGCTCATGGTCTTTATTCCCAATCCGATATGGGGGCGCATTATCTTTTTGCTTTGCGGCGTTGTCATATTATTCATCGGGCTGTTGCTCAGGCGCAGCTCTGGAATAGAGCCCAATGCCATATAG